The sequence CGGCGTGGTGGCAGAGGCTCTCAGCCTGGCGCTGCTCCAGAGCCCCGGCGAGGGTGGCTGCGACATCGCCGTGGGAGAGGCCCAGAGCTTCGGCTTGCCGCTGGCTTACGGTGGCCCCTACCTGGGCTTCCTGGCCGCTGGCGAGAAACACAAGCGGGCCATGCCCGGGCGTCTCGCCGGCCAGACCGTGGACGCCAACGGCGACCGCGCCTTCGTGCTCACCCTGGCCACCCGGGAACAGCACATCCGGCGCGAGAAGGCGACCTCCAACATCTGCACCAACCAGGCCCTGTGCGCCCTGGCGGCCACCGTCTATCTGGGCCTCCACGGTCGGGTGGGTCTGCGCCAGCTGGCGGAGCTCAACCTCCAGCGGGCCACCTATCTGCGCTCCATGCTCGCTTCCGAGCTGAACTACAAAGCCACCTTCCAGACGCCGTGCTTCAACGAGTTCGCGGTGCGCAGCCCGGAGAGCGTGGCCGACACCCTGAAGGCCATGGAAGAGCGGGGCGTGCTGGCGGGGGTGCCCCTGGGGCCGGATTATCCGGAGCTGGAGGATTCCTTCCTCATCGCCGTCACCGAGTGCAACCCGCCGGAGGATCTGGAGCGGCTGCTCACCGAGCTGCG is a genomic window of Acidobacteriota bacterium containing:
- the gcvPA gene encoding aminomethyl-transferring glycine dehydrogenase subunit GcvPA is translated as RDLVSFLGGGAYRHETPAVIDSFLTRSEYLTVYTPYQPEVSQGTLQAIFEFQTFISLLTGLPVANASMYEGASAFAEGVMMAMRVQRKRRKVVMARSIHPEYRATLRTYLDNLDVEMVEIGWEESGRIDRAALDAAVDDTTICVALQSPNYFGVVERWSDASEVAQQNGALTVGVVAEALSLALLQSPGEGGCDIAVGEAQSFGLPLAYGGPYLGFLAAGEKHKRAMPGRLAGQTVDANGDRAFVLTLATREQHIRREKATSNICTNQALCALAATVYLGLHGRVGLRQLAELNLQRATYLRSMLASELNYKATFQTPCFNEFAVRSPESVADTLKAMEERGVLAGVPLGPDYPELEDSFLIAVTECNPPEDLERLLTELRQLGAGTEVVPLPA